In one Rhopalosiphum padi isolate XX-2018 chromosome 3, ASM2088224v1, whole genome shotgun sequence genomic region, the following are encoded:
- the LOC132927716 gene encoding uncharacterized protein LOC132927716 isoform X2, with translation MVNYRYMLVFLFYFYFITGTVSGRNTNFDDTNNMVSSGLMTRSVNQKYENVNDYKDLVESRDESKLHGFAKDYIHAYNNQGILISSYTTPNYYCWEKGMEGTEINDIHNSSWFTCFV, from the exons ATGGTCaactataggtatatgttagtatttttgttttatttttattttattactggtACAGTGTCTGGTAGGAATACAAATTTTGATGACACAA ACAATATGGTTTCAAGCGGATTGATGACTCGATCAG taaatcaaaaatatgaaaatgttaatGATTACAAAGATCTTGTTGAAAGcagag ATGAAAGTAAAC ttcatGGATTTGCCAAAGACTATATACACGCATACAACAATCAaggaatattaataa gcaGTTATACAACTCCAAATTACTATTGTTGGGAAAAAGGTATGGAAGGAACAGAGATTAACGACATCCATAATTCTTCCTGGTTTACTTGTTTTGTGTAG
- the LOC132927716 gene encoding uncharacterized protein LOC132927716 isoform X1: MVNYRYMLVFLFYFYFITGTVSGRNTNFDDTTYLECLNNMVSSGLMTRSVNQKYENVNDYKDLVESRDESKLHGFAKDYIHAYNNQGILISSYTTPNYYCWEKGMEGTEINDIHNSSWFTCFV; encoded by the exons ATGGTCaactataggtatatgttagtatttttgttttatttttattttattactggtACAGTGTCTGGTAGGAATACAAATTTTGATGACACAA CATATTTAGAATGTTTAA ACAATATGGTTTCAAGCGGATTGATGACTCGATCAG taaatcaaaaatatgaaaatgttaatGATTACAAAGATCTTGTTGAAAGcagag ATGAAAGTAAAC ttcatGGATTTGCCAAAGACTATATACACGCATACAACAATCAaggaatattaataa gcaGTTATACAACTCCAAATTACTATTGTTGGGAAAAAGGTATGGAAGGAACAGAGATTAACGACATCCATAATTCTTCCTGGTTTACTTGTTTTGTGTAG